In Methanomicrobium antiquum, one DNA window encodes the following:
- a CDS encoding DUF63 family protein has translation MIREFIMKYYIDPIRYGQPYTIVDTLTYAIILIISVYLIYRWLNTTGIAVDRKFILATIPFIVLGGLLRVVEDTGFITSDIHFLLITPLIYFVIFFFTIAALLLSRTLERAGLISSYHIGYAGIGTLACTISAAFLIWWGLTYSQVMVSVILIIMSLAIVTSAAVWGFMRYVLKWEYVSDPIYCVLIFGQLLDASATSYGIDLHSMTYTEAHVVGGALVAWTGTAFSMFLLKLAVLFPAIYILQQYRKEGNPVLWHLILLAMIIVGFAPGVRNMVRMVLFV, from the coding sequence ATGATTCGCGAATTCATTATGAAATATTACATCGATCCCATCCGGTACGGACAGCCGTACACTATAGTGGACACTCTTACCTATGCAATAATACTCATCATTTCGGTGTACCTCATCTATCGGTGGCTGAACACTACAGGAATTGCGGTGGATAGGAAATTTATCCTTGCTACCATCCCGTTCATTGTCCTCGGGGGACTTCTGCGGGTTGTGGAGGACACCGGTTTTATCACATCCGATATTCATTTCCTCCTGATCACGCCGCTGATTTATTTTGTCATATTCTTCTTCACCATCGCGGCACTCCTGCTGTCGCGAACCCTTGAGCGTGCCGGATTAATCTCATCCTATCATATAGGGTATGCCGGGATCGGAACACTCGCCTGCACGATATCCGCAGCATTTCTGATATGGTGGGGGCTTACTTATTCGCAGGTCATGGTGAGCGTCATACTCATTATCATGAGTTTGGCCATTGTCACCTCTGCCGCCGTCTGGGGATTCATGCGGTACGTGCTCAAATGGGAATATGTGAGCGATCCGATCTACTGCGTGCTCATCTTCGGGCAGCTTTTGGATGCAAGCGCCACGAGCTATGGGATCGACCTCCACTCCATGACATACACCGAAGCGCACGTTGTCGGGGGTGCCCTGGTCGCATGGACTGGAACGGCATTCTCGATGTTCCTCTTAAAACTGGCAGTCCTGTTCCCTGCGATTTACATTCTCCAGCAATACCGCAAAGAGGGCAACCCAGTCTTATGGCACCTGATCCTGCTTGCCATGATAATCGTAGGATTTGCACCGGGGGTGCGGAACATGGTCAGGATGGTACTCTTCGTATAA